In Pogoniulus pusillus isolate bPogPus1 chromosome 41, bPogPus1.pri, whole genome shotgun sequence, a genomic segment contains:
- the S1PR4 gene encoding sphingosine 1-phosphate receptor 4, with the protein MDGAGLSWLENRSLPLYPELRPDPLDREVSCLQLAAMRNVNIILQHYNFTGKLTNRRAGAEGMGLIRTTFAVISCIIILENLLVLLAVLRCLRARRWVYSCIASITLSDLLAGVAYLCNLCLSGGKTFQLSAQLWFLREGILFVALAASTFSLLVTAVERYSAMVRPIAENEASKTLRLRSLIVGCWLLALVLGLLPLLGWNCLCDLRACSVLLPLYSKNYILFSVVMFSIILLGIVGLYISIFQLVQVSSKQSSSRHGRKRSLRLLKTVLIILGAFIVCWSPLFVLLLFDVFCESQTCARLHSLDWTLALAMLNSGINPVIYALRSAEVRRAVGSLLCCCCARLGLCQPASCVLMADINSGSSTESSLRYRESFRGSAVRNVQPRAPLSSNSSMMSNLPSL; encoded by the coding sequence ATGGAtggtgcagggctgagctggctgGAGAATCGCTCCCTGCCCCTGTATCCTGAGCTCAGACCTGACCCACTCGACAGGGAagtctcctgcctgcagctggcagccatgAGGAACGTGAACATCATCCTGCAGCACTACAACTTCACCGGCAAGCTGACCAACCGGCGGGCCGGGGCCGAAGGGATGGGTCTCATCCGCACCACCTTCGCCGTCATCAGCTGCATCATCATCCTGGAGaacctgctggtgctgctggccgtGCTGCGCTGCCTGCGCGCCCGCCGCTGGGTCTACTCCTGCATCGCCAGCATCACCCTCAGCGACCTGCTGGCAGGGGTCGCCTACCTGTGCAACCTCTGCCTGTCGGGCGGCAAAACCTTCCAGCTGTCGGCCCAGCTGTGGTTCCTGCGGGAAGGGATCCTCTTCGTGGCGCTGGCTGCCTCCACCTTCAGCCTGCTGGTGACGGCCGTCGAGCGGTACAGCGCCATGGTCCGGCCGATCGCCGAGAACGAGGCCAGCAAGACCCTGCGGCTGCGCAGCCTCATcgtgggctgctggctgctggcgcTGGTGCTCGGCTTGCTGccgctgctgggctggaactgcCTCTGCGACCTCCGCGCCTGCTCCGTCCTCCTGCCGCTCTACTCCAAGAACTACATCCTCTTCTCCGTGGTCATGTTCAGCATCATCCTGCTGGGCATCGTCGGCCTCTACATCTCCATCTTCCAGCTGGTCCAGGTCAGCTcgaagcagagcagctcccggCACGGCCGCAAACGTTCGCTGCGCTTGCTCAAGACTGTGCTGATCATCCTGGGAGCCTTCATCGTCTGCTGGAGCCCTCTCTTCGTCCTCCTGCTCTTCGATGTCTTCTGTGAGAGCCAGACCTGCGCACGGCTTCACAGCCTGGACTGGACCTTGGCTCTGGCCATGCTGAACTCGGGCATCAACCCTGTCATTTACGCGCTGCGCAGCGCGGAGGTGCGGCGCgccgtgggcagcctgctctgctgctgctgcgccaGGCtcgggctctgccagcctgccagctgcgTGCTCATGGCAGACATCAACTCTGGCTCGTCCACAGAGAGCTCCCTGCGCTACCGGGAGAGCTTCCGTGGCTCCGCGGTCCGGAACGTCCAGCCCAGAGCGCCTCTGTCCAGCAACTCCAGCATGATGAGcaacctgcccagcctctga
- the LOC135192110 gene encoding mast cell protease 1A-like, translating into MCQPQLLLALLLLLSCPWANGSALRAQIVGGHEAKPHSHPYMAYLKAGQYACGGFLVAPAWVMTAAHCLLGNITVILGAHNIREPESSQQIRGVLSYHPHPEYNPQTVSDDIMLLKLTAKVTLNDYVKTIPLPKTSSDLPTGTKCIIAGWGLIDKEQATDKLFETQVSIYSRRKCIQFYPDLTSGMVCAGSFHELKDSSQGDSGGPLVCSNVAQGIVSFGYDQPPGVYARISNYLPWIKRTMKK; encoded by the exons atgtgccagccccagctgctgctggccctgctgctgctgctctcctgcccgtGGGCCAATGGCA GTGCTCTGCGGGCGCAGATCGTGGGAGGCCACGAGGCTAAGCCCCACTCCCACCCTTACATGGCATACCTGAAGGCAGGGCAGTATGCCTGTGGAGGCTTCCTGGTGGCCCCTGCCTGGGTGATGACAGCTGCACACTGCCTGCTGGG GAACATCACAGTCATCCTGGGGGCTCACAACATCCGTGAGCCAGAAAGCAGCCAGCAGATACGAGGAGTGCTCAGCTACCACCCACACCCCGAGTACAACCCCCAGACTGTGTCCGACGACATTATGCTGCTGAAG CTGACAGCAAAGGTCACTCTCAATGACTATGTCAAGACCATTCCACTGCCCAAGACCAGCAGTGATCTGCCCACGGGCACCAAGTGCATCATAGCTGGCTGGGGCTTGATTGACAAGGAGCAAGCCACTGACAAGCTCTTTGAGACCCAAGTCTCCATCTACAGCCGTAGGAAATGCATCCAGTTCTACCCAGACCTCACCAGTGGCATggtctgtgctggcagcttCCATGAGCTCAAGGATTCCAGCCAG GGAGACTCTGGTGGGCCCCTGGTATGCAGTAATGTGGCACAAGGCATCGTCTCCTTCGGGTATGACCAACCCCCCGGGGTCTATGCCCGCATCTCCAACTACCTGCCCTGGATCAAACGGACCATGAagaagtag
- the LOC135192052 gene encoding granzyme B-like, producing MKHLQKLLLLSLLLVTCSSATAYRSWTRLEGRDEAKSHFTASLAYLQGRNNHSCGGFLVAPGWVMTAAQCSKYKPLTVTLEAHTSKEGSWQTFEVQEYHCHPNFTKPEAGNDILLLKLQGNATSNSYLPLEEKPRRVSKCSMLGWEHRAHSATLRKATVTVISNRDCMSYFPGRAKNLLCGRSGSAGVPGKSDAGDPLICNNKAFGIFSYKYGTWPGFYTLIAPYLSWVESVMKSV from the exons ATGAAGcacctgcagaagctgctgctgctgtccctgctgctggtgaCCTGCTCCTCGGCTACAGCCT ATCGCTCCTGGACtcggctggagggaagggacgAAGCCAAGAGCcacttcacagcctccctggcttACCTGCAAGGCAGGAACAACCATTCCTGTGGTGGCTTCCTGGTGgccccaggctgggtgatgaCTGCAGCTCAGTGCTCGAA GTACAAACCTCTGACTGTCACCCTGGAAGCTCACACAAGCAAAGAGGGCAGCTGGCAAACATTTGAAGTCCAAGAGTATCACTGCCACCCAAACTTCACAAAGCCCGAGGCAGGAAATGACATCCTCCTGCTGAAG CTGCAAGGCAATGCCACCAGCAACAGCTACCTCCCCTTGGAAGAAAAGCCCAGAAGGGTCAGCAAGTGCAGCATGCTTGGCTGGGAGCACCGAGCACACAGTGCCACCCTGCGCAAAGCCACCGTCACCGTCATCAGCAACAGAGACTGCATGTCCTACTTCCCTGGGCGAGCCAAGAAcctgctctgtggcaggagtGGATCTGCTGGGGTGCCTGGGAAG AGCGATGCTGGGGACCCTCTGATCTGCAACAACAAAGCCTTCGGCATCTTCTCCTACAAGTACGGGACCTGGCCTGGCTTCTACACGCTCATTGCTCCTTACCTTTCGTGGGTCGAGAGTGTGATGAAGTCAGTGTGA